Proteins encoded by one window of Actinocorallia herbida:
- a CDS encoding Zn-ribbon domain-containing OB-fold protein, which produces MSRTETTEQETAMTKHVPAPPAPLIDADSIGFWEATREGRLALCRCTDCGTWLPRPLERCNRCAGPTEFADVAGTGTVYSHIVVHHPSVPAFASLVPYVVALVEFDEGPRLPGILLGESGADIAVGQRVAAELTLFPGAEERAVTYRRLPGGTESGR; this is translated from the coding sequence TTGAGCCGGACCGAGACCACCGAGCAGGAGACCGCGATGACGAAGCACGTACCGGCGCCGCCCGCACCCCTCATCGACGCCGACAGCATCGGCTTCTGGGAGGCGACCCGCGAGGGCCGCCTCGCCCTCTGCCGCTGCACGGACTGCGGGACGTGGCTGCCGCGCCCTCTGGAGCGCTGCAACCGCTGCGCGGGCCCGACGGAGTTCGCCGACGTCGCGGGCACCGGCACCGTCTACAGCCACATCGTCGTGCACCACCCCAGCGTCCCGGCGTTCGCCTCGCTCGTCCCCTACGTCGTGGCCCTCGTCGAGTTCGACGAGGGGCCCAGGCTGCCGGGGATCCTGCTCGGGGAGAGCGGCGCGGACATCGCCGTCGGCCAGCGCGTCGCGGCGGAGCTGACCCTGTTCCCCGGCGCCGAGGAGCGTGCGGTCACCTACCGCCGACTCCCCGGCGGAACGGAGAGCGGCCGATGA
- a CDS encoding SDR family NAD(P)-dependent oxidoreductase has translation MTGFIPGRFQGAVAIVTGGGSGIGAAVASRLGAEGAAAIIVADLDPSGARGVAERVANGTAALLDVTDPDAVNACFDGVAAEHGGLDLVVNTAGLDDPAAAEEMSRAMREGEPADVLRGLSDDRWRRIMAVNLDGTFHVLRAAARIMVPARRGTIVTVGSSSAFAATPGLAHYVAAKAGAHALAQSAAKELARFGVRLNVVAPGPVDTPMAGRKPAELRAQIRATAAGYATAEQIADNILYLASPGSSNVVGQILLSSGGRPAG, from the coding sequence ATGACCGGCTTCATCCCCGGCCGCTTCCAGGGCGCGGTCGCGATCGTCACCGGCGGCGGGTCCGGCATCGGCGCCGCCGTCGCGTCCCGGCTCGGGGCCGAAGGCGCGGCGGCGATCATCGTGGCCGACCTCGACCCGTCGGGGGCGCGGGGCGTCGCCGAACGCGTGGCGAACGGGACGGCGGCGCTGCTCGACGTGACCGATCCCGACGCCGTCAACGCCTGCTTCGACGGTGTCGCCGCCGAACACGGCGGGCTCGATCTGGTGGTCAACACCGCGGGCCTGGACGATCCGGCCGCGGCCGAGGAGATGAGCCGCGCGATGCGGGAGGGCGAACCCGCCGACGTCCTGCGCGGGCTGTCCGACGACCGCTGGCGCCGGATCATGGCGGTCAACCTCGACGGGACCTTCCATGTGCTGCGCGCCGCGGCCCGGATCATGGTGCCCGCTCGTCGCGGCACGATCGTCACGGTCGGCTCGTCCTCGGCCTTCGCGGCGACGCCGGGCCTGGCCCACTATGTGGCCGCGAAGGCGGGGGCGCACGCGCTGGCGCAGTCCGCGGCCAAGGAACTCGCCAGGTTCGGCGTCCGCCTGAACGTCGTGGCCCCCGGCCCCGTGGACACCCCGATGGCCGGCCGGAAGCCGGCCGAGCTCCGCGCGCAGATCCGGGCCACGGCGGCCGGGTACGCGACCGCCGAGCAGATCGCCGACAACATCCTCTACCTGGCGTCGCCCGGCTCGTCGAACGTGGTCGGGCAGATCCTGCTGAGCAGCGGCGGCCGTCCGGCGGGATGA
- a CDS encoding SDR family NAD(P)-dependent oxidoreductase → MGTTTRSGARVALVTGASEGIGRAVAERLARDGYRVAMAARPSAKLERAAAEVGSGAFAVGCDLTRQRDAEKAVAQVEAHAGRIDALVNCASATRFGTALSLTDEEWVTGFEVKVFGALRLIRAAWPLLAASGGAVVSIGGIGARTPRDATAMSGPLSAALLALTKVFADRGRADGIRVNAVNPGAVRTPRFTAMLERQAAERGLALEELVAEMVRRDEITRLGTPQDIAGVVAFLLSAEGELLHGAIVDADGGRTKGI, encoded by the coding sequence ATGGGGACCACGACGCGGAGCGGAGCCCGGGTCGCGCTGGTCACGGGGGCGAGCGAGGGCATCGGCCGGGCGGTGGCCGAGCGGCTGGCACGGGACGGGTACCGGGTCGCGATGGCCGCCCGGCCTTCGGCGAAGCTCGAACGGGCCGCGGCCGAGGTCGGCTCCGGCGCCTTCGCCGTCGGGTGCGACCTCACCCGTCAGCGGGACGCCGAAAAGGCGGTGGCCCAGGTCGAGGCGCACGCGGGCCGGATCGACGCGCTGGTCAACTGCGCGAGCGCGACGCGGTTCGGCACCGCGCTGTCCCTCACCGACGAGGAGTGGGTGACCGGGTTCGAGGTCAAGGTCTTCGGCGCGCTGCGCCTGATCCGGGCGGCCTGGCCGCTGCTCGCGGCGTCCGGCGGCGCCGTCGTCAGCATCGGCGGGATCGGGGCGCGCACCCCGCGTGACGCGACCGCGATGTCCGGGCCGCTGAGCGCCGCGCTGCTGGCGCTCACGAAGGTCTTCGCCGACCGGGGCCGGGCGGACGGGATCCGGGTCAACGCGGTGAATCCCGGCGCGGTGCGGACCCCCCGGTTCACCGCGATGCTGGAGCGGCAGGCCGCGGAGCGGGGGCTCGCGCTGGAGGAGCTCGTCGCGGAGATGGTCCGGCGGGACGAGATCACCAGGCTCGGCACCCCGCAGGACATCGCGGGCGTGGTCGCGTTCCTGCTCTCCGCCGAGGGTGAACTCTTGCACGGTGCGATCGTCGACGCCGACGGCGGCCGGACCAAGGGCATCTGA
- a CDS encoding thiolase family protein: protein MSSAVIVSAVRTPIATSFKGTLRDTSAEELATVVLKAAIARSALAPEDIDDVILAEELAGGGDIARYAAVAAGLIGVPGQSVNRHCAGSLAAVGNAAGSIAAGMDRAVVAGGTHAASMNPGLSWRVPGSAEPRIGYHPTFPYYEGATDDVAVSVGWNTAREASISRAEMDAWAKRSQDRAISAIDAGVFADEIVPVDVVVDGTPTRFAVDEHPRRGSTLEKLASLKPLRPGIEGFSITAGNASGVNDAASALVLTSAELAAERGLAPLARVRAWAAIGVAPHRTGMGGVEVIPLVLKRAGLSVADVDLWEINEAFAPVPIAACKLLGLDEEKVNIYGSGCSLGHPVAASGARMLTTLAHELRRRGGGVAVAAMCAAGGQGGAVVIEA from the coding sequence ATGAGTTCAGCCGTCATCGTCAGCGCGGTGCGGACGCCCATCGCCACGTCGTTCAAGGGAACGCTCCGGGACACCTCCGCCGAGGAGCTGGCGACCGTGGTGCTGAAGGCCGCCATCGCACGGTCGGCCCTCGCCCCCGAGGACATCGACGACGTCATCCTCGCCGAGGAGCTGGCCGGAGGGGGCGACATCGCACGCTACGCGGCGGTCGCCGCGGGTCTCATCGGCGTGCCCGGCCAGTCGGTCAACCGGCACTGCGCGGGGAGCCTCGCCGCGGTCGGCAACGCGGCGGGCAGCATCGCGGCGGGCATGGACCGGGCGGTGGTCGCGGGCGGCACCCACGCCGCGTCGATGAACCCCGGGCTGTCGTGGCGGGTGCCCGGCTCGGCGGAGCCGCGCATCGGCTACCACCCGACCTTCCCGTACTACGAGGGCGCCACCGACGATGTGGCGGTCTCCGTCGGCTGGAACACCGCGCGGGAGGCGTCGATCTCCCGGGCGGAGATGGACGCCTGGGCGAAGCGCTCCCAGGACCGGGCGATCTCCGCGATAGACGCCGGGGTCTTCGCCGACGAGATCGTGCCCGTGGACGTCGTGGTCGACGGCACGCCGACCCGGTTCGCGGTCGACGAGCACCCGCGGCGCGGCTCCACGCTGGAGAAGCTGGCGTCGCTCAAGCCGCTGCGGCCCGGGATCGAGGGCTTCAGCATCACCGCGGGCAACGCCAGCGGAGTGAACGACGCGGCCTCGGCCCTGGTGCTCACCAGCGCGGAACTCGCCGCCGAGCGCGGTCTGGCGCCGCTGGCCCGCGTCCGCGCGTGGGCCGCGATCGGCGTCGCGCCGCACCGGACCGGGATGGGCGGGGTGGAGGTGATCCCGCTGGTGCTGAAGCGGGCCGGGCTGAGCGTCGCGGACGTCGACCTCTGGGAGATCAACGAGGCCTTCGCCCCGGTGCCGATCGCGGCCTGCAAGCTGCTCGGCCTCGACGAGGAGAAGGTCAACATCTACGGCAGCGGATGCAGCCTCGGCCACCCCGTCGCCGCGTCGGGCGCGCGGATGCTCACCACCCTCGCGCACGAGCTGCGCCGCAGGGGCGGCGGTGTCGCCGTGGCGGCGATGTGCGCGGCCGGCGGCCAGGGCGGCGCCGTCGTGATCGAGGCGTAG